The following nucleotide sequence is from Apium graveolens cultivar Ventura chromosome 4, ASM990537v1, whole genome shotgun sequence.
gtacaacgaaagttggcttttatcagtttcgtgttgttcgattaatatcgtcactgttacatgctaagggtaataacgataactattgaatgaagtagtaatgaagttatgatctcatgtgtgtttaatattgttacttcaagtgtcaattaagtgtttaattctcgtagttaattgtagttaataattagttaatcaaatttaagtattattgtcttaacattgagaagtaatcatatattggtgagtaagtgttaattgaacataattagtctgagtctctgtgggaacgaactagaatttattctatattacttgcgaacccgtatacttgcgtgaattattagcgcgtcTTTTGTGTCTAACACCGGGCTCAATGAGGTTCTAGGCCCAGCCCAACTCAAACACAAGCCTACCACCCAGCCCACCAAGAAGGGGCACGTGGGCACGTGACAATAACAGCTATCAACAACAAACAACTGAGACAAATATGACACGCGACAACACGTATTTGGGGCATCGTAAAGGGGGTCCTTACCTGGACACGTATATGGAATCCATCTGAGGCAGGCATCCTCCGCCTCCAACAACGAACGACCGTGATCTAAAAGTACCAATCCATGAACCCTACATTTGGTGTATAATGGCTATATTATACCTCAAAGGGAAGGGATTTAGAGGTTACGCTCTCTTACACATTCATACACACACAGTCACCTTGCACTCCTATATATCTTTATCTTCCtcaaagcgagttcttactcttaCACCGGAGGCGCTGCAGGCTCTAGCCCCCTTCCGATATTGTTTTGCAGACACCCCACATCAGCTACACCACAACCGCTAACGCGACGTCGGAAAGAGCAGTCCCGCACACcagagttatcatttggcgctagaaggaggggctctccatccttgggtctcggcGCCCCCGAATTTACTTTCATCAGCAAATTCTTAAAGAGTCCATTTCTTTAACATGTAAGAACCCAAGCAACCTAAGTCTCTCATAACTATAAATGTTGTTTATTTAAGCCACGTCTGTGTGTGCTCGTcattttaggccacgtttgtgtgagcctaATTTCGTTCATTTTTAAGTCACATTTGTGTGTGGTATTGATGGTTTTGATTATTTTAGAACCCAGATCTGCTTTAGCTTGCATATTGTCTTCGTGTTATAAACCCAGTTATACTTATTCCGCATATTGTTAGCCAAACCCCAAAAATTTGTTTGTTATTGTTCTGGGTAATTTTTGTTATTTTTGAAAAGTAaccttatatttatatttttagttTAAAATCTTGGTCGGTTATTGTTTATACACTTGAGACAATGGTTAGAGTAGAAAAGAGTACAGCATAGAGCCTTCTACAAGCACCCAGGACTATGACCATTCACAGGTACGGGACCTAGAAGCAAATCCCCGTTTCGGTGTTATTTTGCAGACACCTCACAACAGTTACACCACAACCATTATGAGAGTTCAGGCGCGGCGTCGGAACCGCATTAATCACCCCATGTTCTTCATGTTTCTTTGCTTCTGCTTTTCTCTTTTTCTCTTGATCACCACATCTTTGCTTGAGTCTCAGCTCCCAATTAGTATCCATATATGTCACAAATGCTATTGTAATCTTGTTGGTACAAGGCTCCTTTCACCACCTCACGTTTATACGTTTTCGAGTCCAAAACTACAAAAAGCAGTTCCAAGTTTTGGACGAATCAACACGTTCGCAAATTATGTTATCGTGCTGATTATGGTTCTTAATATAATAGTTATAAGCTTAAAGAATCTAATGAAGAAGAAGATAGCGAGGGAAATATTTAGTCACCATCATCATTCCGAAAGCAGTGGCGTTTATTTTCTATAAGAGAAATTCGATTGGCTACTCACAACTTTGATGCAGATTTATTCCTCGGGAGAGGTGGATTTGGTAAAGTTTACAAAGGATTACTTATTGATGGGTCCAGGAATGCTATTTCGGTGAAGAGGTTAAATTCTAAATCCAGACAAGGAGCGAAGGAGTTCTGGAACGAGATCGAGATGCTCTCTAATTTTCGACATAGCCATCTTGTGTCCTTGATTGGTTACTGTGATGAGGAAAATGAGATGATACTTGTTTATGAGTACATGTCTCATGGCACAATATCTGATCACTTGTATAAGAACAGCAGGAATGGCTCTGTTGCCTTTCAGCCCCTGTCCTGGGAACAACGCTTGAATATATGTATTGGTGCAGCACGTGGACTGGATTACCTTCATACAGGGACTGTCCTGCAGGAAAGAGTGATACATCGCGATGTGAAGAGCTCAAACATCCTGTTGGACGAACATTGGGAGGCTAAAGTTTCTGATTTTGGTTTGTCCAAAATTGGCCCTGCTAATCAATCATGTTCTCATGTGAGCACAAATGTTAAAGGAACACCTGGATATATGGATCCAGAATATTTCTTGACGCATAGACTGACGAGGAAATCTGATGTCTATGCATTTGGAGTTGTATTATTTGAAGTGTTGTGCGGAAGGCGTGCTTTGGATCTGAAAATTGACAAGGACCAGCGAGCCCTAGCACAATATGCTCATCGGTGCATTCAAGAAGGAACAATAGGTCAGATCATTGATTCTACTCTCAGAGAATTAATCTCGAAAGACTGTCTAAAGGTGTTTGTAGATATTGGAGATCAGTGCTTGCATTATAAACAACATGAACGCCCTACAATGGCTGATGTAATTGCAAAGCTTGAGTTTGCTATGGACTTACAAAAAAGAGCACAAGTTTCTGTAGACTACGTGTTTTCTTTAGATACTAAAAGGTTTCTTGGCAATCAAGAACATAACGATATTGCTGGGGTTCTTGAAAATCTGGATGATGGTCTGATTTTATGCAGTCAACAGGATGTTACTGCTATGGTTGGCAAGAATCACAAAAATGTTCCCTTCTCGAAGAAGAAAGACAAAGGTTTGGTGAAACTTTTTGCTAGAAAGCTGTCCAAGGCTATTTTGGTAGCGAGAAGAGGTCAGAAAAATATAGCGAGGAAGATTACAGATAATGGCATTTCTAGTAGTGCAAGGACAGCCTATGCCTATCTAAAGCCATATTGGAGGACACACTATCTGGACACTTCTTCATCCTTAATTAACTCTTCGTCTGAGGAAACACAGATTCCCTATATTTCATTGCTCCAGATCCAGGCTGCCACTAAATCTTTTAGTACAGGCCTGGTTCTAACTAACTGTCATCAAGGTTTACTCTTCAAAGGTCATATCAATTTTGAAGAGGTAGTCGTTAAACAGTTATTAGCAAGTCAAAGAAAAGGGTATGAATCTTTCCACAACGATATTTTACGCTCTAAGATCAATCATCTTCACGTGTTACCATTGATTGGATTTTGCACTGATTATAATCGATTATATCTGGTTTCCAAGTACATGGCCAATAGGTCACTAGATTATCATCTTTAGAGCAGCAACGAAACTCCTTTGGCATGGAACTTGAGGCTCCAAATTTGCATCGGAGTGGCTAAAGGCTTGAACTACCTCCACACAGGCATAGTTGACCAAATAATAACCCATGGCAGAATGAAGCCAAACAAGATTCTACTAGACGAGAACTGGATGCCTAAAGTCTCTGGATATGGGTTATGTAAATTAGGAACTTCGGTTACTAATTCTGACAATAACTTGCGTTTTCAGGACTTGGTTCAAGCGTTTGATTTTTGGGAAACATGGATGTACATGTCTCCAGAGCAAATTTCGCTGGGACTAATGACAACAAAATCAGATGTTTATGCAATGGGTGTTATACTTTTGAATGTAGTGTTCGATTGGAGACAAATTATAACGACTTTGGCTCGTCTTAATAATACGCAAGTGAGCTTGTCAGCTTGGATCAAAAAAAACATTAGAGACAGAACTCTGCTTTTATTCATGTACACATATCTCGCGGGAAAGGTGGCATCAGAATGTTTCATTGAAATATTAGTTATTGTTTTCTGCTGTTTAATGAAATCTAGATATGATAGCCCAAAAAATGGAAGATGTGGCGAAGAGGCTAGAGTCTGCCCTTGAGTAGCAGACAAATCATAACTGGGGCTTATTTGCTGATGAGGTTAACGAGCTTGAGGCTGCACTTCAAATTCAGTTACAAACAAATCAAAATTGGAGCTTGGATCAGGAGGATGATGATCTTATTGGGATGACATGGAGCTTGATTGATGACGTTAAGATGAACAGTTGGAACTCGAATAATGATAATACAGAGATGAGTATTCCAAATTTCGATTTTGACAGTATAGAAATTGTTAGATAAATTCCTTGGATAATCAACCCATGTCTCAGAGGCTTGAGTGATTATTGTTATGTATGTTAAGTTACTAGTTCAGGAGGAGTGCTTATAGAGATTCATTTACCATTTAACATTTCCGTTCCACTCAAAGATTAATTTTTGGGTGAAGAGTGGATCACTGGAAACTTATCTTGAATCGGATAATGTCTGAATAAATAGGTACTCTCTACTTTAAAATACTCTTCAAAAGTTAGAGCGAGTATTTTAAGACTTTTATAATATTTGAAAGTTAGTATATACTACATGTTAAGTTATCAGTCCTTCTGAAACTTCATCAAGTTTATAGGAATTTGTCTTCATATATAAAGGAGGGGGGGGGGAGGTTGCTGTTGAAGCACAAGCTGTCACAGCTGACGTTCTTATTGCATGAATGGTAGGAATAGTTGATCTAATTTTGCAAATTCAGAGAGGTGATAGCTAAAATGTTTTAGTAACAAAAGATCGTAGATTAATGTCATCCCACTCATAAAGATCGTAgatcaattttaaattttttaaatgttGCTCAAATTATTACGGGTTAAATGTTTACCAGAGTTTATCAAGTTCAATATCAGACTCCTGTTCTGCACATCGACTATTAGTAGTCATTTTTTTTTCGGGACACAATGTTTTAATCCTGTAGTATGGTTTCAAGTAGTATAATATTGACATGATGATTTTAAGAGTAGAAATTAATAGGGACAGGTTCAATAAGTCATCCATCTTAATAATTAGGCTTACTTGACTTGACCCAAATTAAGTTGCAAGGTTGTTTCTCTCCAGTTTCGTGTTGGCATTCCAGTGACTACCGTGCCCACACCGTTATTACATTGCCATAGACAAGAACAACTTTAGCTTTCTCTTAAGCTCTACTACCCAGCGTACTACAGTTTATTGCCAATAATTCAACCATGTGCCTTCCTCAACTCCCTGTGTTCCTCAAAGTTCTTTGCTTCTGCTTTTTTCTTGATCACCAGCTTTCTGTTTCAGACGCAATACCAGTTGATATTATAACTCAACTGTTGCAGTGAAGCGGTTGGATCCGACTTCCCGGCAAGGACCTAAGGGGTTCTGGAACGAGATTGAGATGCATTCTAATTTTCGACATAGCCATCTTGTGTCCCTAATTGGTTATTGTAATGAGGAAAACGAGATGATACTTGTTTATGAGTACATGCCCCATGGCACACTTTCTGATCACTTGTATAAAAACTACAGAAACGGCCTTGTTGTCTCCCAGCCCCTATCCTGGGAACGACGCTTAAAGATATGCATTGGTGTCGCACGTGGATTAGATTACCTTCATACTGGCACTGGTCTGCAGCAAAGAGTAATACACCGAGATGTAAAGAGCTCAAATATCCTATTGGATGAGCACTGGGAGGCCAAGGTTTCTGATTTTGGTTTGTCTACGATTGGCCCTGCTAATCAGTCATGTTCTCATGTGAGCACAAATGTGAAAGGCACTTTCGGATATATAGATCCAGAATATTTCTTGACGCATAGACTGACAAGGAAATCAGATGGTATATGCATTTGGGGTTGTATTATTTGAAGTGTTGTGCGGAAGGCGTGCTATAGATATGAGAATTGATGAGGATCAGCAAGCTCTAGCACAATATGCTCATCGATGCATCCAAGAAGGAACAGTAGATCAAATCATCGACTCTACTCTTAGAGGACAAATTTCGAAAGACTGTCTAAAGGTGTTTGTAGAGCTTGGAGATCAGTGTTTGCATTATCAACACCACAAGCGCCCTACAATGGCCGATGTGATTGCCAAGCTTGAGTTTGCTATTGAGTTAAAAAAGAGAACACACTCTTCTGCGGACAACGTGTTTCTTATGGAAACTGGCAGGCTCCCTGAAGATCAAGAAAATAATGGTACTATTGGGGTTCTTCAAAATCTAGAGAATAATATTGACGGGGTTCTATGCAATGAGGAGGATGATACCGGAAGGATTGTTGAAACTGAAAGAAATTTCCCCTCTTCAAAGATGAAAGAAAAAGGTATGCTGAAACTTATTGCTAAAAAGGTGTTGAAGACAATCATTAGAGGTAAGAAAAGTATAGCTAAGAATAATACAGATAATGGCATTTCTAGTAGACGGAAACCAACCAACCTGGAATTATCTGGAAGTACGAGGAATTATCTACAGAATCTTCTTCATCCATACCTCACGCTTTTTCAGAGGAAACACAGATCCGCCAGTTTTCATTTCGGAAGATTCAAGATGTCACCAACTCTTTGCATGTAGGCCTGATCCTATCATACGGACATCAAGGTGTGGTGTTCAGAGGTCACCTTGATTATGACCGTACAGAGGTAGCTATTAAAGAATTGAAATTAACAAGTCAACAAAGAGGATATGAAACTTTCTGCAATGAGATTCTACACACTAAGATCAATCATTTTCATGTGCTACCTTTGATTGGATTTTGCCGTGATGACATAGATGAGTTGTATCTGGTGTCCAAATACATGTCCAATGGATCACTGGATTATCATCTCCGCAACAATGACACACCTTTGACATGGATATTGAGGCTCCAAATTTGCATTGGGGTTGCCAAAGGCTTGGACTATCTCCACAGAGGCATAGTTGGTCAAATAATGGCCCATGGCAGACTGAAGCCAAACAAGATTCTATTAGACGAGAACTGGATGCCTAAAGTCTCAGGATATGGGTTATGGAAATTAGGAACCTCACTAATGAATTCAAATACTTACTTGCGTAATGAGGAGAAGATTCCACCATCTGATTTTTGGGAAACGTGGGCGTACATGTCTCCAGAGCAGAAGGCACAGCATCTATTGACAACAAAATCAGATGTTTACTCGATGGGTGTCGTACTACTGAATGTGCTATTTGATTGGAGGCGAATTATAATGAATTTGGCCCATCTTAACAAAGCACGGCACAGTTTGTATAATTGGGTTAAAAGTAACATCAGAGAAAGAAGTCTTGTTTTGTTCATTGACTCATCTGTGGCTGGAAATGTGACATCAGAATGTTTCATTGAGATTATAGATATTGCTTTGCATTGTTTAATGAAACATAATGATGAACGTCCATTGACCATCAATGGACGATGTGGTGAAGAGGCTGGAGTATGCATTTAGTTTGCAGACAAGTCATAACTTGAACTTTACTGATATAAACCAGCTTGACCTGGCACTTCAAAATCGATTGCGAACAAGTAACATACGAAGTTTGGATGATAATGATAATATCCGAATGAGCAGATGGAGctttaatgatgatgatgatgattctgttAGAATGAATAATTGGAGCTTGAATCATCATGATAGGCAGATGAGTATTGCAAATTTTGATTTTGACAGTATGGAAATTGTTAGATAAGTTTTTTGAATGATCAACAATATCTGAAAGCTTTGAGTTCAATTTTTTGTATTTATATACTTTTGTTGTCGGATACTTGTTATATATACTTGTTATATTCCCGGGATATAAGAATTTACCGGGGCATCAGTTTGTGATCTTAAACAGGCTTTGAGCAAAGAATCACTCAAGAGCTTATTAGTGTTTAAGCAAAGTATAACTTTTAGTTCATTCTGCTTTGTGTAGTTCATTCTGCTTCATTCTAAGAAAAGTAAATTGACAACCCCCCTGTCCCTTGATTGTTTGTGCAGAACTACTGAAACAAACATTCATGTACGTCTCCTTGTACAATTACATCTCATGTTCAGTTTTCAACTCTCATGTTGTGTTTGGTTGGGAAGAAAGGAAGGGAATGAGTAAAATTAATGGACAACAATGAAGTTTGGAGAGAgtatttgttttttttttttgagCAAGTGCAAATTTGTTATGATAGAAATTGTGAAAAAAATGGGTATTGGAAGGAATGAAGCATTCCTTCTCAAATTAGGGTGCTTGAGCTATTGTAGTGATGCTTTCCAATTTCGACAAGTCATCTTGTGTCCCTGATTGGATATGGTAATGAGGAAGATGAAATGACACCTGTATATGATTACATGCCCCGTAGCACACTTTCTGATCACTTGCATTAAAACTGCAGAAATGGCCTTGTTGTCTCCCAGCCCCTGTCCTGGGAACAGGGCTTGAAGATATGGCATTGGTGTCGCAAATGGAATAGATTACCTTCATACTAGCACTGGTTTTCTGAATAGAGTAATACACAGAGACGTGAAGAGCTCCAGCATACTGTTGGATGAGCACTGGGAGGCTAAAGTTTCTGATTTTTTGTCTAAAGTTGGCCCTGCTAATCAATCATGTTCTCATAATCTTATGTGAGCACAAATGTCAAATGCACACTTAGATATATGGATCCAGAGTATTTCTTGACGCATAGACTGACTAGAAAATTTGATGTATATTCATTTCGGGTCCCTATTATTTGAAGTTTTGCCTGGAAGGCGTACTATGGATATGAAAATTGAAAAGGACCAGCAATATTCTTTAGCAGGATATACTCATTGATGCATACAAGAAGGAAATATAGATTTGATCATCCGCTCGACACTAGAGAAAAATCTCTAAAGACTGTCTCTGTAGAGATTGAAGATCAGTGCTTGCACTATCAACAACATAAATGCCCTACAATGACCGATGTGGTTGCAAAGCTTGAGTTTGATATAGAATTACAAAAGGGAATACAGTCTTTAGTCTTATGCGGAACACATGTTTCTTGTTGATACTGAAAGGCTTCACAAACATGAAAGTGATGATACTGTTGGGGTTCTTGAGAATCTAGAGCATGATATTGGCGGGGTTATTTCCCATCAGAAGGGTGATGATACTGGTGGGATTGTCGAGAATCATGAAAATATAACCTTTTTCAAGAAGCAGGACAAAGTCATGTTGAAACTTGTTGCTCAAAAGATGTTTCTGAATGTACGAACATTAGAGCAAAAAAGAACATCGATTTATTGGAATTTCTAATAGTTCAAGGAATACCAACCTGGAGTTATTTGGAAATAGGAGGATACTGTCAACCGAGTCTTTTTTATCCTTGCTTCGAAGCTCTTTGTCAGAGAAAACGCAGATATGCAAGTTTCCATTTAATATGATTCAAGCTGCCACTTTGTTCTTCAATGCCGATCTGATATTGACATACGGTCTTATTCAAAGGCTATCTTGACTGCGACCGTACAGTAGAGGTGGTCAACCGTGCAGGTCGTGCGGTCCGGGCCGGGTTGGAAGCGGATTGGAACCGGAAAAACTGAGCACTGAACCGGCACTTGAACTGTGCAAATCGGGTCGGGCTGTGATTGAACTTAAAGAAAGTAACTCGGATTTGGCACTGAATTCGTGTGCGTGTCAGGCGGTTCATGGGTTGCTGCGGGTTCACGGGCAACTCGGTTCACGAGTTGAAGGATCACGGGTTCACGGGCTTGCAACTTGAATTGATTTTATTTATATCTGCTGACAAGTGAAAGC
It contains:
- the LOC141718777 gene encoding putative serine/threonine-protein kinase PBL15, with translation MKPNKILLDENWMPKVSGYGLCKLGTSVTNSDNNLRFQDLVQAFDFWETWMYMSPEQISLGLMTTKSDVYAMGVILLNVVFDWRQIITTLARLNNTQVSLSAWIKKNIRDRTLLLFMYTYLAGKVASECFIEILVIVFCCLMKSRYDSPKNGRCGEEARVCP
- the LOC141718776 gene encoding putative serine/threonine-protein kinase PBL22, with translation MARPSQWRLFSIREIRLATHNFDADLFLGRGGFGKVYKGLLIDGSRNAISVKRLNSKSRQGAKEFWNEIEMLSNFRHSHLVSLIGYCDEENEMILVYEYMSHGTISDHLYKNSRNGSVAFQPLSWEQRLNICIGAARGLDYLHTGTVLQERVIHRDVKSSNILLDEHWEAKVSDFGLSKIGPANQSCSHVSTNVKGTPGYMDPEYFLTHRLTRKSDVYAFGVVLFEVLCGRRALDLKIDKDQRALAQYAHRCIQEGTIGQIIDSTLRELISKDCLKVFVDIGDQCLHYKQHERPTMADVIAKLEFAMDLQKRAQVSVDYVFSLDTKRFLGNQEHNDIAGVLENLDDGLILCSQQDVTAMVGKNHKNVPFSKKKDKGLVKLFARKLSKAILVARRGQKNIARKITDNGISSSARTAYAYLKPYWRTHYLDTSSSLINSSSEETQIPYISLLQIQAATKSFSTGLVLTNCHQGLLFKGHINFEEVVVKQLLASQRKGYESFHNDILRSKINHLHVLPLIGFCTDYNRLYLVSKYMANRSLDYHL